The genomic segment TGTGGTTGGGTAACAGATGATCCACTTTATATGGATTACCATGATCATGAATGGGGACAACCTGTACATGATGATCGGACACACTTTGAATTCTTGGTTTTAGAATCTGCTCAAGCAGGCTTAAGTTGGATAACTATTCTAAGAAAGCGTGAAAATTATCGTGAAGCCTATGATAACTTTCAACCTGAAATTGTAGCTACTTATGATACTTCCAAACTAGACAGCTTATTGAATAATGCTGGTATCGTACGTAATCGTCGTAAAATAGAAGCATCAATCAATAACGCTAAGTGCTTTTTAGAAGTCCAAAAAGAATTTGGTACCTTCGACCGCTACATATGGGCATTTGTTAAGAACCAATCCCTTATAGGTCACTGGAAAGATCTCAGTGAAGTTCCTGCTTCTACAGAACTCTCTGATCAAATATCTAAGGATATGAAAAGACGAGGCTTCAGATTTATAGGAACCACTATCATCTATTCCTATCTCCAAGCAGTAGGTATCATTATTGATCATACAATAGACTGCTTTTGTTATCAGAATGCAAATAAATGAAGAGCAATAGAAAGAAAATATGTAAAATAGGCATAAACAAACCCTCCGGGCAAGAGGGTTTGTTTATTTAGGGCTTTTTATTTATATAAATTGTACTGAGTGGGCTGATTTATGCTTGTTTCTTTATTGTATAAACATCTATATCATCATCATTTTTCTTCTTAATGGTAATTTCAACGTTATCATCTTCTAAAAGATGCTTTAGAATTTCATCATAAGGTATTTGATTGAACACATTTCCATCTAATTCTTCTTTTACAGTTTGAGTTTTCTTCTTCGTTTTTTTATGTTTTTTATCTTTTTTCTGACGTTTTTTAGAAACTCTATGTTCTACTTTATTCATAACAAGTAATGTAAAGATTATTAATAATGTGACTAAAATACTTATCTCATATAATCCTGCTCCACATGCTAATCCCAACATAGCACTAGCCCATAAACTAGCTGCAGTCGTTAAGCCTTTTACAGATGCTCCTTCTCTGATGATCGTACC from the Vallitalea okinawensis genome contains:
- a CDS encoding DNA-3-methyladenine glycosylase I, giving the protein MKRCGWVTDDPLYMDYHDHEWGQPVHDDRTHFEFLVLESAQAGLSWITILRKRENYREAYDNFQPEIVATYDTSKLDSLLNNAGIVRNRRKIEASINNAKCFLEVQKEFGTFDRYIWAFVKNQSLIGHWKDLSEVPASTELSDQISKDMKRRGFRFIGTTIIYSYLQAVGIIIDHTIDCFCYQNANK
- a CDS encoding MgtC/SapB family protein, with protein sequence MAAGYSLTLVDAITRLLLAFILGGIIGWERENTNRPAGFRTHILVATSGCLAMIVNYEMFETFGGLTNMDPGRMGSYVISGIGFLGAGTIIREGASVKGLTTAASLWASAMLGLACGAGLYEISILVTLLIIFTLLVMNKVEHRVSKKRQKKDKKHKKTKKKTQTVKEELDGNVFNQIPYDEILKHLLEDDNVEITIKKKNDDDIDVYTIKKQA